Within Thunnus thynnus chromosome 15, fThuThy2.1, whole genome shotgun sequence, the genomic segment CAATGACTCAACATTCAGCAGCTAGCGgagaatatttgtgtgtgtgtgtgtttgttttaggatAATGTTAAGACCCAACTGGCGAGGTTCAAGAAGGACAGTGTGGCGTTTTttcataacatgtttttaatgcatgatgtgtgttgttttttatacatAGGTGAGGTACTGTCTGAAGTCTCTGAGAGAGCAGATGGCCGCCAGACAGAGCAGCAATAACAACAAGGTACACGTCCCCCTGCATTAAAGTTAGAGATGCCTTAGACAGATCATCATTTGGGCAAGCAACAGAAAACGCATCAATTAACAGCAATTTTACTAATcgatttatgaccaaataaagaaacactttcaccaatttaaaataaagaaagtaagaaagtaCAGAAACGCAACACAACATAGCAAAAGTTTCTGGGTCTAAACCAGTCTAAACCAGTGTACACACTGACCACTTCCACTTTCCAACATTGATGCGAGAAAACAAGTTACACaagttttattatttcctgtattataagaaatattaataattgtgtttatttattttatttaaaattccGTTGACCTGTAACTCAATTCTATTGTTGCGTACAACTTGTGTTTCTTaatgctgtgtatgtgtttctttatttgcatgtattttCATCTACATAGAGCATTTTCTTCTAGATttaatgcatgtttttgtttttttcattcatttgctgCAGTAGTTGCACATTTTAAGAGTAGAAGGAGAAATACAGCATTAACTTCACTAACCGGCCgcttctttcttcttcagtaTCCAGTCAACGGCTACAGAGTCAATCGGTCCAGCAGCCGACCAGATGTCACCAATGGCAACACTGTTTTCATTGAGTCAGACGTTCATGTAAGCTAATCATAACTCAGCCTTCTCTAACATCTTCAGAAGAGTGTTTGCTGTAGTTTTTATCATCTGATTATTGATCGGTTTAATTTGAATGAACCAGGGGAAAATGGCTGCATTGTGTTTACAGAAGCCAATTTCAACTGAAACCAGTTTGAATACATtcaaatttgtatttaaatggCAGACATTACAGTGATCATGGAAAAACGTCTCCCCCTCCAGCTGTTTCGCACGAACAGCAGCCAGCTGCCTGCTGTTCGTAAGAAAAAGGGTGCCAGGCTCTCTGAAGCTGATGACAAAGCTTACCACACACATAATGCTGAAGGCTTTACTTATATTCTGACTAatagtgtgcacacacacacacacacacacacacacacacacacacacacacacacagcgcaaTATCCTGTTTCCCATGCATTATTTGAGACTCAGCACATCATAATGCCTCCTGTAACGCAACACCATCATCCTACCAAGGAAGTGGTGTcagagcagggtgtgtgtgtattgtagtTATACATACCCAgtgacctgtgtgtgtggtatgtagGTAAACTGGGGTCAATTTTCACTGCCCTGTATTCTAAGTTATCTGTCAGATTGCACAGCTTTGATGCAATGTTTGCACTGTTTGTCTGGCAAGATAAAGTATTTTACCCACTTTACTTTACAGCGTAAATGATTTTGTGACCTCAGGCAAGATTAAACAACCTTTCTACACACATAGCATATGGCCTGTGAGCAGCCTCTCTTATCTGTTTGTTAGTTCCTGCCTTGCCCTTGGGTTCAAGTAGTTTGCCAGATTAAGCCTAACTGAGAGTGTCACTTTCTGTCTATCTGCCCTCTCAGGTCGGGGATAATCAGGAGGAGAGTGTGAGGCTCAGGGAGGCGACCAAGCGTCTCTATGCGCAGCTGaaggagatggagaagaggcatcaggaggagcaggagagacTACAGGTTAGTCTGCCAGATAAGTAACATGACACGCCTCCTTTTCTTCAGCTGTGACTCACTCCTCTGCTACTCAgctctggtttctttaatcgTCCTCATTATCTGTCAGTGTTATCTTTGGATTTCATCCTTCTTCCTGTGATCCtccactgttttggtttttgccctcagtacattcattcattcattcattcatctgttaGGTCGTGTAGGGACACGTGAATTCTCTGTGGTGACTAAGCTGCATTTTACAGATGCTCTGTCACACGCTGGGTGAGGTCAAGTGCTATTTATCTTTATTGTGTTACTGGCACCAACATTATATTGATAGAACAGGCGAACACTGAACcatttagttttaattataACTTGTCTTGTTAATCATAAGTCCTTGTCATTGGCACAAAAAAACTTGTGATTAAGACAGGATTAAGTAATGTGGGCAtcataaaaaagcaaatattatcACACAAACATCTACAGTATAACATCTTAAAGGACCATTAAGCTGATTTGACTTACTTAGGCATTACCATTACTTAGGCGTATGTTGGTGATGTCATAGTGTTGTAGGGGTGTGAAAACACTAATCAAAGACTGAACGAGATATCAAACACCATGCAGTCTTAATACAAGGTCTAATCAGGCGATGTGCGTCATAATATGAAAAGCAAGATATGTTGTAAAAGTGTAatactataaaatatataacattctTTACTGTTCTCTACTGGTGATAGTATTATACGTTCTAAAATACTGAGCATTGAATAGTTGTTTCTTTACTGAGTAGTTTGTGGAGCAAGACAATTTTTTGAGTCAAGACAATAAGAATGgatctttttaacttttaatatttttattttttcgtGGTAAACCTTTGAAATGGAGTTACCTTCTTCTGAAGATTTATTTGACATCAAACTCATTATCTTTACAAAGACTTTTgctcagtggtggtaatttaGGTGTGTGGGGACTTTAAATCTTAAACTTTAAaggataataatgatgatttcaGTTACCAATATTACAATTTTGGACCCCATTTCATAATTTTGGCCATTATTCCTATTGGTTATAATGACATTGTACTTAACAAGTTAAGACTGGTATCGACAATGGTATGGACAATATCACAAAAACATAAGTAGTCCAATGATCACACAGGTGTTTAAACAAACCCGCAGGTTAGCCAAATTTATTTTGAGGAGGAAACAAGCGCCAAGTAAAATTATGACCCAAACTGTTTGTTATAAGCGCCCATCACCATTTACAGACCAACATCttagtttaatttaatgtaCTTGCCACAGCGCAATGAGGAATTATTACTGAAATTTGtggtgttttcagttttacatcATAATAAAGTGGTTTCTTTGTTCATTGTTGGTGATTATAATGTTACCAGATCCAGTAGCAATGATGGcccaaaattatgaaaatgagacccaagttgtaatgaACCTTGAGGAGCGTATATATCACCACAACATATCATATAGAAAACCCCAAAGCAATCCTCATTCTGTTGCTCCCCTTGCAGGTGGAATCCAACGAGTACCATGTCCGTCTTGCTGAGCAGTCAGAGCGGCTGAAGAAGGCAGAGAAGCAGTCCGAGGAGAGAGGTCAGAaggtggaggagctgcagcgCCTGCTGGGAAGCATGGAGATCGAGAGCAGCATCCTCAAAGACAAGATGGCGTCAGGGGAGGCAGAGCTCCTGCAACTtaaagcaggcaggcaggaagaGGGGAAGGAGCAGAGGTGAGATGGGAAAAACTAGTCATTAACTAGTTAActgttattgattgtttttgtttttaacaagcCAAATCTCaaggaaaaatatgaataataagaatataaagtatattatttaacaaacaaatgttgtacaccatttgtttttttaggaacCCTGCCAATATGGTCAAATTcatcaattcagttcaattcataTCAtctaatatgaataaaaaatgagtagtttgtagTCATGGCAGTGCcagtaatatacagtaactCGCTCTAGTCAATTAGAAAACATGTTGTTTATAAGaatatttttctattatatatttattatatcaaTCTGCTTTAGGTTGCCAGTGTTTTCTCATACaaaatgttcatgtgtgtttgcaggtgtgCAGAGCTCGAGAAGGATTTGGCCATCCAAAAGGAAAAGATTCATCACCTTGACGACATGTTGAAGAGTCAGCAGAGAAAAGTCCGCCACATGATCGAGCAGGTATTTACGCATGCAAGCCTGTTGTCTAGCAGTGCAAAGTGCACAGACACACCCCCGCATAATGTAAATGATCTCTCCAGTGCCGAGAAACGCACAGGAAGCCATCAATGAGGAAATTAGATTTCGAGAAGGCAGACACATAAAGGGGTAATTGATTTGAGTGAATGGAGCCAAGCGGAAACATGTGGTGAAACAGAAACTCACTTGTCATGAATAAGTGATGCTGCATCTGCTCCTGTTTGGAAAAGTGAGCCGTGTTTCTCTTGAGCATGTCtcattatttgtttgtgtgtgtttgttttctctgaaatACAGCTGCAGAACTCCCGGACGGTCATCCAAGAGAGAGATCGAGTCATCAGGGATCTGGAGGAGAAGGTGGCTTTCCTGGAAGCTGAGGTCAGGAGCCTCATATCCCTGCtgttaaaatatgaatgattccactaaaagcttgttataatacTTACAAtacataatttgtttttttctaaatcctTTTTTTGCTTAAACTAAAAGAACTGTGTTTTCCATGTAGTTTAAAAGGTGAAAAGCTGCATGTAAAACCTTCATACTTTTCTGTAATTGCATCCTGCATCTGTGAGCGAACATACATTTTAGTAACTATgtcctgtttctgtctgcagaacagagaaatgcatGACCACATGGAGTACTTCCTGGGCGGCCAGGACTCTCTGGACCTGACACCCAGCGAGAACAAGCAAGAGGTCGTCTATAGGTGAGTACTCACTTCCCAGTTTCCAGTCCTGCAAATTTTTCTACTCACATGATTATaagaaaacagtcacattttagGCTCAGATTACATCTCCTCATAACACTCATTAATTTTCACTTTTCCTCTCTGCACAGTAAACCACTCACACCTACGACACCGACCAACAAGGCCCTCCCGTTCATCAAAGTCATCGAGATCAAGTCCTGAACGGAGTGAAAACCAAAGGAATgacaagaatttaaaaaaaactgtgtaaatatatatttaaccaCCTACCAGTGTGTAAAACGTAGGTCTGCAGTGGTTTAACAGACCTCATGGTGACAAAGCACATAGGTCTTTAGTTAGCACCTTGTAGTAACTTTCAGGCTGTTCTGCATCCTTTCTCTGGCTTTCTCACCAAACAGACTCTAAACAAGGAAAGTAAGAGGGAATTCAAACTGGGATCCGACGGTAGAAGGAATCCTAAAAAGGGAACCAGGAGGGAGATGTGCAATGCAAAGAATTTTACTCCACTTCTTAGACGATATACATAGACACAAATCTGTGCAGTGTGTACTTTGTCAGCAAGTCTTCAAGATGCAGCGGCAGGAGCAAGACTTGTGTAAAATTCCCTGTGTTGTAAAGTTTTCCACCTTGGACTTCTTCCCCTATGCAGAATCTGAAATGAGCTGCTTCAACAGGTCAATGTAAAAGGTAGGTTGAGATTAAAAActgttctgtaaatattgtaaaagTCTCACTTGGACAAATGTACAAATAGTCACTTTGTGTTGATCGTCTCAGCACTTCTTCATACACACCCTACTCGACCAGAATCCTAAGCAtcaggggtcaggggtcaaATTCCTCAGTGCTTTGCACCACATTGCCATCGGCAAGCATGCCGTCGGCAATGCTGCAAATATGATTTATGTTTAACTTAAATATATTTCTCTGACAGTAGAGTAGGTTGAATATAATGAGTTAAGAGTGATGAtactgtttcatattttggacttttgacttcatttattttagttATGTTGGAAAATACTTATTAGAGGCTTTGTGTAGAGATAGAGGCTAGTTAGTATCATACTTTATATTACTATCCTCGCTGCCAAGTGCTGCCTCAACACAATAAGTATCCAATTTTGTGCTAAACAGTTGCATATTTAATAACAATAACCTCTCACATAGTTCtgcattgtttgtgtgtttgtctttgacaTAATTTACATTGCAGTCCAggattaacttttttttaaatgtaacaaTTTACTGTGAACATTGTAGATAGATTGAAATGCTGTTTGTGTCCATTTATTGTAGACTTGGTCAGGtaaataaattttatttaaatgctgTAAAAGACTAGTATCTGACTGATTTGTTGGACTTTTATGGTCTCTGTTGCTGCACCACTATGCCACCTAGTGGAGGTATTAAAGACACTGAATATGAGGAACTGGGTTGTAAGGTTTTCATCTCAAACCACAAAACCTCACATAAATACAAATCACACAATATCACTTAAATAAGTTATCACATTCCATATAAATATCTTACAtccatacaaacacacaatgaatCAAAAAGGtacattcatatttacatttgagtcaaaacaaaaatgaatccAGGTCACTTGCTGTTAGTGTTGCCGTTtacaaaaatgacaatgacagtgAAAAACTCGCCTGGTGGGCTACAATCATATTTGTCTTCCCAACACACTTATTAGGTCCAAAATAAGAACAAAGGCCTTGTGTCAACCATGTGTCCATAAGAGCTTCACCattatcagagaaaaaaatcttgacTGCGAGATTTTTACAGttgatataaaatgacatctacgTAATTCTCCTAAATTACTTGAAAAATATTGTGTATGACAATGCTAATGACAGACACTGCCCTATCTGAGCGTACTGTAAGGAAAAGTCAAGTCAAGATTTTTCACCACAGATGAACTCAACTTGAAAACAGTCTTTTTGTATTCCAGTGTAACCGCTCTGCACACATGGATACACACCATGCGTACATTTTCAGGTCAGTCTTTAACAACAGTCTCTCACAGGGTGCTCTCCAGTGTGTTGTAGTTGTCTTTGAAACTTTTAAGCTCCAGAAAGTGTTTGGGCCTTTTGCTGCGCTGGCCAGTGGAGGGCAGGTAGGTGACCTGGATGGTGGAGGGAGTGCTGCGGACAGGAGAGCCTGTCAGGTCCTTGGCTGCTGACTGGTGATGCTGGTCCAGGCTGGTGGTGCTGGAATAGGCCTTCACCCTGAGGggcagagagaaaaggggaattACTATAGAATACaatagaaatacagtatattaatacTAGTACAAGTAATCTTATACATGGAAATAATTGCAATGTAAATAGCAGTATGAACAGCTGTAGTGAGAACAAAGTGTTTGaaaatgtcatgtcatgaaCTTAAAAGGTCAGATGAGCAGTCAGTGCAGGAAAACAACTGATGAAGACGATAACAGCTTGGTCTGTTAGAGTGAGCAAACATTTCTTCTAACAACTTTACCAGACAAGTACAAAAGCACTTACACATCAGCTAGTTCATCGAGAGCCTGCTGGTATTCAAGAAACTCAGCTTCCCCAAACACCTGAAACAACGAGTTAAAAGTCATTTACAGCAGCTAATAACAAAGATGTTGAACTCATTTCATCATCCATCAATGTCACAAACAAATACGCTCGTACACACCCCAGTCCCGTGGCGAGCGCTGTCGTAGCCCTCCAGCAAGCGGTCAATGAGCGCGCTGCGGCTGCTCTTGATCAGAGAGTGAGAGTTGCGCAGCTCCAGCAGCCAGTTCCTGAAGTTGCGTCCAGTAAAAGCACTGGGACTGCGGCTTATCTCTAGCAGAGGAATTCCTGTGGTGAGaacaggaaagagagaaaaaaaaaagtgaagattaaaacagatgaaactTTCATGCTTTGTCATGCAAAAAAACTCAATTTAACTCAGAGATTAATCTAACAAAtgattacaaaaacacaacgtAATGAAGacaatgtttatgttttaaagcTGTTGGAACTGCTGCCTTTCACACAAGTTGTGAATGAActgtgaggatgatgatgatgatgatgatgggtgAGAATATATGTAAGAATAGCAGCTGCAAAACTGAGAAGCACTAAAGCGTATCTCTCACCTGAGTCACGGATGGCATCCAGAGCTTTCATTCTGTACAAGTAATTATAGCAACctttaaaatagaaacagatgTAAGTTACGTTACGCAATACAAGACAATTTCAGCTTCACAGAGATTCAGGTGCAGACAAGATGAACTGAGAGAGTGACTGACTGATTTGTGATCCTTGCTTCAGCCTGTCGTCTTCTTCTGACAGGAGACGAGGTTCAAAGCGGATCTCTTGCACCTTGGACAGTCTGAAGTCGATCTCCTCCCTCAAAccctgtaaattaaaaaaaaaaaacaatgaactgCTGCACCGAGAGAAGCTTCGTATATTATTCCAGCTTGTGAAGGGCTCATTGCATGGGTGGAATATGCCACACGGCAATATGTATTTACAATGATCTTTATCAGGTTTTCATCCGGGATGTGATGCAATGAGTCCTCCACAAGATGGAATAAGCTCAGTGCACCTGAATTATTCAAACAGCACCTGTATGTGACAACTACAAAGACCCAGCAGCACCTCCACTCCATTGTCCTCAAGCCTGGCATATTGTTGGCATATTCTCTGACAACACAAGAGGAAACGTAGCTCATACAAGGGGAGATTCACTTTACCTTAGGTGCATTGTGGCCGATAGGTGCATGTGGTCCGCGGCGGGATCTCATTGCAAAGCGCATGATTTGCCTCTTGACGAAGATGAACAACAGCACAAACACCTGCGCACAAAACcaaacttttcatttcaacaacaacaaacgaGCGTTTAGCTGCAAGCAAAAACACGACTATAGCGTTAAGTTGCTTACCAAGCTGCCATAGGCCATGACCAGGACAACATTAACCCCTGATAACGGCGATGATTCTGCCATGTTTATGTCGGCTGTAATGTTACCGTTTCGAAATGAATACCCACTGCAGCGCACACTACAAATATTTAACTCGTTGTAGTTTTGAGAATATATTTCCAGAAATAA encodes:
- the tuft1b gene encoding tuftelin 1b isoform X1 gives rise to the protein MSGGVTRTLKNGEEENNRSNERCRWLRLTRQDQDQSGTSERHSSKESSIAVVLPQKPEKQEETPELITPTDEKVEVIKVYLENRPEPEESVRMLTDEMSQIQEVRYCLKSLREQMAARQSSNNNKYPVNGYRVNRSSSRPDVTNGNTVFIESDVHVGDNQEESVRLREATKRLYAQLKEMEKRHQEEQERLQVESNEYHVRLAEQSERLKKAEKQSEERGQKVEELQRLLGSMEIESSILKDKMASGEAELLQLKAGRQEEGKEQRCAELEKDLAIQKEKIHHLDDMLKSQQRKVRHMIEQLQNSRTVIQERDRVIRDLEEKVAFLEAENREMHDHMEYFLGGQDSLDLTPSENKQEVVYSKPLTPTTPTNKALPFIKVIEIKS
- the LOC137198770 gene encoding protein C1orf43 homolog; protein product: MAESSPLSGVNVVLVMAYGSLVFVLLFIFVKRQIMRFAMRSRRGPHAPIGHNAPKGLREEIDFRLSKVQEIRFEPRLLSEEDDRLKQGSQISCYNYLYRMKALDAIRDSGIPLLEISRSPSAFTGRNFRNWLLELRNSHSLIKSSRSALIDRLLEGYDSARHGTGVFGEAEFLEYQQALDELADVVKAYSSTTSLDQHHQSAAKDLTGSPVRSTPSTIQVTYLPSTGQRSKRPKHFLELKSFKDNYNTLESTL
- the tuft1b gene encoding tuftelin 1b isoform X2 codes for the protein MSGGVTRTLKNGEEENNRSNERCRWLRLTRQDQDQSGTSERHSSKESSIAVVLPQKPEKQEETPELITPTDEKVEVIKVRYCLKSLREQMAARQSSNNNKYPVNGYRVNRSSSRPDVTNGNTVFIESDVHVGDNQEESVRLREATKRLYAQLKEMEKRHQEEQERLQVESNEYHVRLAEQSERLKKAEKQSEERGQKVEELQRLLGSMEIESSILKDKMASGEAELLQLKAGRQEEGKEQRCAELEKDLAIQKEKIHHLDDMLKSQQRKVRHMIEQLQNSRTVIQERDRVIRDLEEKVAFLEAENREMHDHMEYFLGGQDSLDLTPSENKQEVVYSKPLTPTTPTNKALPFIKVIEIKS
- the tuft1b gene encoding tuftelin 1b isoform X4, giving the protein MSGGVTRTLKNGEEENNRSNERCRWLRLTRQDQDQSGTSERHSSKESSIAVVLPQKPEKQEETPELITPTDEKVEVIKVRYCLKSLREQMAARQSSNNNKVGDNQEESVRLREATKRLYAQLKEMEKRHQEEQERLQVESNEYHVRLAEQSERLKKAEKQSEERGQKVEELQRLLGSMEIESSILKDKMASGEAELLQLKAGRQEEGKEQRCAELEKDLAIQKEKIHHLDDMLKSQQRKVRHMIEQLQNSRTVIQERDRVIRDLEEKVAFLEAENREMHDHMEYFLGGQDSLDLTPSENKQEVVYSKPLTPTTPTNKALPFIKVIEIKS
- the tuft1b gene encoding tuftelin 1b isoform X3, translated to MSGGVTRTLKNGEEENNRSNERCRWLRLTRQDQDQSGTSERHSSKESSIAVVLPQKPEKQEETPELITPTDEKVEVIKVYLENRPEPEESVRMLTDEMSQIQEVRYCLKSLREQMAARQSSNNNKVGDNQEESVRLREATKRLYAQLKEMEKRHQEEQERLQVESNEYHVRLAEQSERLKKAEKQSEERGQKVEELQRLLGSMEIESSILKDKMASGEAELLQLKAGRQEEGKEQRCAELEKDLAIQKEKIHHLDDMLKSQQRKVRHMIEQLQNSRTVIQERDRVIRDLEEKVAFLEAENREMHDHMEYFLGGQDSLDLTPSENKQEVVYSKPLTPTTPTNKALPFIKVIEIKS